A single genomic interval of Armatimonadota bacterium harbors:
- a CDS encoding WD40 repeat domain-containing protein produces the protein MAHALWSTVTAKLENSYLETYLAIGVAPTKGLVAYFANGYLRVRNLQGNILGTWKAHDTFGTISIAFSSDEEYIYSNGSDGLLKKWRLSDRSLIWSIPSPGSTMAVSPQDDLVAVTGAVTTLIDSATGAIQDTIVHSGGTGKGIAFSPGADWLCVTTQGGMLTVYNLVLGTIVYQQSFGTSTLSIPSFSGDGGRLVFTDWNSGVRARVFDTLTWTQLFATPYDSANSQGQAVFAQDSDHILCAGSIENLSQLTEWDLQSGLPIASFVKQHSEPYGMDVSRDGTKLYVQDKPSNVNVFDASSGALIERWGPFPGSKGALAANPASDTIAFGSNPVMVCRSTDGTELGRITKSALSMNFSPDGQYLALGVSDHIDIHRTSDLSFVKTISAGFDQVNAFAFSADGSKIVLGYYKNVYCVDVATGATLWTSQPSGNYFFYSFAFSNNGSYVCAGAGDRASVLRVSDGALVKSFTTGGWTHVLFSPESKFLYVSSSYNLRTFRMPDGKLLHLQDDEAPEAARMRASRDGTRLFLGRRDGVIVCWPRLGPLASHGFAAP, from the coding sequence ATGGCGCACGCCCTCTGGTCGACGGTTACTGCTAAACTCGAGAATTCCTACCTCGAAACCTACTTAGCCATTGGCGTCGCGCCTACAAAGGGGCTTGTGGCCTATTTCGCAAACGGCTATCTACGAGTCCGAAATTTGCAGGGAAACATCCTCGGCACCTGGAAAGCCCATGACACCTTCGGCACGATCTCAATTGCGTTTTCTTCGGACGAGGAGTACATCTACAGCAACGGTTCAGACGGCTTGCTCAAAAAGTGGCGGCTATCTGACCGTTCGCTCATCTGGAGCATTCCGAGTCCGGGGTCGACCATGGCCGTTTCCCCTCAAGACGATCTGGTCGCCGTAACCGGTGCGGTCACGACGTTAATCGACTCTGCAACGGGGGCCATCCAGGACACTATCGTTCATAGCGGCGGCACTGGAAAGGGAATAGCTTTTTCGCCAGGAGCGGACTGGCTGTGCGTTACGACTCAAGGCGGGATGCTGACGGTGTACAACCTTGTACTGGGTACGATCGTCTATCAGCAATCGTTTGGAACTAGCACCCTCAGCATTCCGAGTTTTTCTGGCGACGGAGGTCGGTTAGTTTTCACCGACTGGAACAGTGGTGTCAGGGCCAGGGTCTTCGACACGTTGACCTGGACACAGCTTTTTGCAACGCCTTATGACTCGGCCAACAGCCAGGGTCAGGCCGTTTTTGCACAAGACTCTGATCATATCCTGTGCGCCGGAAGCATCGAAAACCTGTCGCAATTGACGGAGTGGGACTTACAAAGTGGCTTGCCCATTGCGTCTTTCGTGAAGCAACATTCAGAACCGTACGGAATGGACGTCAGTAGAGACGGCACTAAGCTCTATGTCCAGGATAAGCCGTCCAACGTCAACGTGTTCGATGCGTCAAGCGGAGCGCTGATCGAAAGGTGGGGCCCATTTCCTGGCTCGAAAGGCGCACTGGCTGCCAATCCTGCAAGTGATACGATCGCATTCGGATCGAACCCCGTGATGGTGTGCAGGTCGACGGACGGCACTGAACTAGGCAGGATCACAAAGTCTGCGCTGTCGATGAACTTTTCCCCAGACGGGCAGTACTTGGCACTCGGAGTTTCGGACCACATCGACATTCATCGGACGTCTGATCTTAGCTTTGTCAAAACTATAAGTGCAGGTTTCGACCAAGTCAACGCTTTTGCGTTTTCAGCCGACGGCTCCAAGATCGTTCTTGGTTACTACAAGAATGTTTATTGCGTCGATGTCGCTACCGGGGCCACCCTGTGGACGTCCCAGCCTAGCGGCAACTATTTTTTCTATTCATTCGCATTCTCCAACAACGGGTCTTATGTGTGCGCGGGAGCGGGGGACCGCGCTTCCGTACTTCGAGTCAGCGACGGTGCACTCGTCAAGAGCTTCACGACTGGAGGTTGGACGCATGTGCTGTTTTCTCCTGAAAGCAAATTTCTGTACGTATCCAGCAGTTATAACCTGCGCACATTCAGGATGCCCGACGGAAAACTCCTGCACCTTCAAGACGATGAGGCGCCAGAAGCCGCCAGGATGAGAGCCTCACGGGATGGGACACGTCTCTTCCTTGGCCGAAGGGACGGTGTGATCGTGTGCTGGCCGAGGCTCGGGCCGTTGGCGAGCCATGGCTTCGCCGCCCCTTAG
- a CDS encoding class II aldolase/adducin family protein gives MAANRCLPTYGLVTAHSGNVSGLDRMSGTVYVKPSGMDYATMSELDLAVVDLATGAHRGGAKPSVDLPHHLFLYRNMPEIGAVVHTHSNYATAFAANGLAIPPVLTAIADEFGGEIPCAPYVDNEGDNIGQAVLMHKNDRAPGILLAHHGVFTWGPTPATALKAAVMVEDTAKTVWLARQIGEPKPLPADEVEKWWDRYQNRYGQG, from the coding sequence CTGGCCGCCAACCGCTGCCTTCCGACATACGGACTTGTCACGGCCCATTCCGGCAACGTCAGCGGCCTCGACCGTATGTCCGGCACCGTCTACGTCAAACCCAGCGGCATGGATTACGCGACGATGTCCGAGTTGGACCTCGCCGTCGTCGACCTCGCTACAGGAGCACACCGGGGGGGAGCCAAGCCGAGCGTCGATCTCCCTCACCACCTCTTCCTCTACCGGAACATGCCTGAGATCGGCGCCGTCGTCCACACCCACAGCAACTACGCCACCGCCTTCGCCGCCAACGGCCTTGCGATCCCGCCGGTCCTCACCGCCATCGCCGACGAGTTCGGAGGAGAGATCCCTTGTGCGCCTTATGTCGACAATGAAGGGGACAACATCGGTCAGGCGGTCCTCATGCACAAGAACGACCGCGCCCCCGGCATCCTCCTCGCCCATCATGGGGTCTTCACATGGGGCCCGACCCCTGCAACGGCCCTCAAGGCCGCCGTCATGGTCGAAGACACGGCGAAGACGGTCTGGCTCGCTCGACAGATCGGAGAGCCCAAGCCACTACCTGCCGACGAGGTCGAGAAATGGTGGGACAGGTACCAGAACCGATACGGGCAAGGCTAA
- a CDS encoding L-fucose/L-arabinose isomerase family protein codes for MPRKKGKTKLGVIIGNRGFFPTHLCTEGRKTILRVLEEEGFETVVLSEDDSPAGSVESLNDARKCGDLFKQHRDDIDGILVTLPNFGDERAVANTIRFSGLDVPVLVHAFGDDNKRMTIADRRDSFCGKMSVCNNLRQYGIKYCLTDLHTVDPVAPSFRNDLKRFDQTCRIVQGLRGLRIGAIGARPGAFNTVRYSEKLLEASGITVETLDLSEVLGWANAMTSSDAAVRAKTDQIRSYTETKDVPEESLDKMARLGAAIDKWVADNALDATAVQCWTSLEEFYGVVPCTLMSMMSETLMSSACETDVAGTVSMYALACASGTPSALLDWNNNYGDDPDKAVVFHCSNLPKSVFAEQKMDYQEIIAGSVGKENTFGTIVGRMKTGAFTYLRVSTDDLNGRIVAYTGEGELTNDVLNTFGGFGVVRVPNLQSLLQFVCETGFEHHVAANISQSSRAVEEALDKYLGWDTYRHE; via the coding sequence ATGCCAAGGAAGAAGGGAAAGACCAAACTCGGCGTCATCATCGGGAACAGGGGGTTCTTCCCTACCCACCTCTGTACCGAAGGACGCAAGACGATCCTCCGCGTCCTCGAGGAAGAAGGGTTCGAAACGGTCGTTCTCAGTGAAGACGACAGCCCGGCGGGTTCCGTCGAGTCGCTGAACGACGCCCGCAAGTGCGGCGACCTCTTCAAGCAACACCGCGACGACATCGACGGCATTCTCGTCACCCTTCCCAATTTCGGCGACGAACGCGCCGTCGCCAATACCATCCGCTTTTCCGGCCTTGACGTCCCCGTGCTCGTCCACGCCTTCGGAGACGACAACAAGCGCATGACGATCGCCGACCGCCGCGACAGCTTCTGCGGCAAGATGTCGGTCTGCAACAACCTCCGGCAATACGGCATCAAGTACTGCCTGACCGACTTGCACACCGTCGATCCCGTCGCTCCTTCTTTCCGCAACGACCTCAAGCGGTTCGACCAGACCTGCCGCATTGTCCAGGGCCTCCGCGGACTGCGCATCGGGGCCATCGGAGCCCGTCCGGGAGCCTTCAACACCGTCCGCTATAGCGAGAAGCTCCTCGAAGCTTCCGGCATCACCGTCGAGACGCTCGACCTCTCTGAAGTGCTCGGTTGGGCGAACGCGATGACGTCTTCGGACGCCGCGGTTCGAGCAAAGACCGACCAGATCCGCTCGTACACGGAGACGAAAGACGTGCCCGAAGAGAGCCTCGACAAGATGGCGAGGCTTGGCGCCGCGATCGATAAATGGGTGGCGGACAACGCCCTCGACGCGACCGCCGTTCAGTGCTGGACGAGCCTCGAAGAGTTCTACGGGGTCGTCCCCTGCACGCTGATGTCGATGATGTCGGAGACGCTCATGTCCAGCGCGTGCGAGACCGACGTCGCGGGCACCGTCAGCATGTACGCCCTTGCTTGCGCGTCCGGAACGCCGAGCGCCCTCCTGGACTGGAACAACAACTACGGCGACGACCCCGACAAAGCCGTCGTCTTCCACTGTTCCAATCTTCCCAAATCGGTCTTCGCCGAGCAGAAAATGGACTATCAAGAGATCATCGCAGGCTCGGTCGGCAAGGAGAACACGTTCGGCACGATCGTCGGTCGAATGAAAACGGGCGCTTTCACCTACCTGCGCGTGTCGACGGACGACCTGAACGGACGCATCGTCGCCTATACGGGCGAAGGCGAGTTGACGAACGACGTGCTCAACACCTTCGGCGGGTTCGGGGTCGTACGGGTGCCGAACCTTCAGTCGCTGCTCCAGTTCGTCTGCGAGACGGGATTCGAACACCACGTCGCCGCGAACATCTCCCAGTCTTCGCGGGCTGTGGAGGAAGCGTTGGACAAGTATCTCGGCTGGGACACCTACCGCCATGAGTGA
- a CDS encoding ribulokinase — protein MSDRKLALGIDFGTNSVRALVVDCATGEELATAVADYEGGEAGVFLDPKDPNLARQNPRDYSQGFYHCVGDVLHQGDFSYEEIVGIGVDTTGSTPIPISESGVPLALDPLFAGNRDAMAWLWKDHTSYAEAQEITELAKNRGEPYLAKCGGTYSSEWFWSKILHCARTAPDVYAAASSWCECQDMVPAWLTGASDAASIKRGVCAAGHKAMFSDDWGGLPSEDFLNALHPGLGDLRKGLYDTTQVIGEPAGGLDTEIAEKSGLRTGTPVSVGAMDAHLGAVGSGVKPGRLVKIMGTSTCDIMVGDASTPDIQGVCGIVPGSVIPGLIGIEAGQSAVGDLFEWCATRLPQALLGGKEATLDAHSLLNGQASALRPGESGLLALDWNNGNRTVLVDPLLSGLLVGQSLHTTLGEVYRALIEATAFGARRIIEQIETAGVPIEEIVVCGGIAEKSALTMQIYADVCNRPIMLSRSAQTCALGAAIAGSVVGGAHRSVPEAIEAMTGVKDTLYRPTPNAVETYDRLYGLYLDLHDAFGTSGTHRPLGDLMKELIRIRSEARK, from the coding sequence ATGAGTGACCGTAAGCTCGCCCTCGGGATCGACTTCGGGACCAACAGCGTCCGCGCCCTCGTCGTCGACTGTGCGACGGGGGAGGAGCTTGCGACCGCCGTCGCAGACTACGAAGGCGGCGAAGCGGGGGTCTTTCTCGACCCGAAAGATCCGAACCTCGCCCGGCAAAACCCGCGGGACTACTCTCAAGGCTTCTACCACTGTGTCGGCGACGTTCTCCATCAGGGAGACTTCTCGTACGAGGAGATCGTCGGGATCGGCGTCGACACGACCGGCTCCACTCCGATCCCGATCTCGGAAAGCGGCGTGCCCCTCGCCCTCGATCCTCTGTTCGCGGGAAACCGGGACGCCATGGCTTGGCTCTGGAAGGACCACACGTCTTATGCCGAGGCCCAAGAGATCACGGAACTCGCCAAGAATCGTGGCGAGCCTTATCTCGCCAAGTGCGGCGGCACCTATTCCAGCGAGTGGTTCTGGTCGAAGATCCTTCATTGCGCCCGCACCGCTCCCGACGTTTACGCCGCTGCCTCCAGTTGGTGCGAATGCCAAGACATGGTCCCTGCCTGGCTCACAGGTGCGTCGGACGCCGCCTCGATCAAGCGCGGCGTCTGTGCCGCGGGTCATAAGGCGATGTTCAGCGACGATTGGGGCGGACTACCGTCAGAAGACTTCTTGAACGCGCTGCACCCTGGACTGGGTGACCTGCGGAAAGGGCTCTACGACACCACCCAGGTCATCGGCGAGCCTGCCGGGGGTCTCGATACTGAGATTGCGGAAAAGTCCGGACTCCGAACGGGTACGCCCGTCTCGGTCGGCGCGATGGACGCCCACCTCGGTGCGGTCGGAAGCGGGGTCAAACCGGGACGCCTCGTCAAGATCATGGGGACCAGCACCTGCGACATCATGGTCGGCGACGCGTCCACGCCTGACATCCAAGGCGTCTGCGGGATCGTTCCTGGAAGCGTGATCCCTGGGCTCATCGGGATCGAGGCGGGCCAAAGCGCCGTCGGCGACCTCTTCGAATGGTGTGCGACCCGTTTGCCCCAAGCGCTCCTCGGGGGCAAGGAAGCGACCCTCGACGCGCATTCGCTGTTGAACGGGCAGGCCTCGGCGCTCCGTCCCGGCGAAAGCGGCCTCCTGGCCCTGGATTGGAACAACGGGAACCGTACGGTCTTGGTCGATCCGCTCCTGTCGGGACTTCTCGTCGGTCAATCGCTCCACACGACACTCGGCGAGGTCTATCGGGCCCTCATCGAAGCGACAGCGTTCGGAGCCCGAAGGATCATCGAGCAGATCGAAACCGCCGGAGTCCCGATCGAGGAGATCGTCGTGTGCGGCGGGATCGCCGAGAAGAGCGCCTTGACGATGCAGATCTATGCGGATGTCTGCAACCGCCCCATCATGCTCTCGCGTTCGGCCCAGACCTGCGCGCTCGGCGCCGCGATAGCAGGGTCGGTCGTCGGGGGTGCGCACCGTTCGGTGCCCGAAGCGATCGAAGCGATGACGGGGGTCAAGGACACCCTTTACCGCCCCACTCCGAACGCGGTCGAAACCTACGACAGGCTCTACGGCCTCTACCTCGACCTCCACGACGCCTTCGGCACGTCCGGAACCCACCGACCGTTAGGCGACCTGATGAAAGAGTTGATCCGGATCCGTAGCGAGGCTCGAAAGTGA